Proteins co-encoded in one Diaminobutyricimonas sp. LJ205 genomic window:
- the sucB gene encoding 2-oxoglutarate dehydrogenase, E2 component, dihydrolipoamide succinyltransferase → MSESVNLPALGESVTEGTVTRWLKNVGDRVEVDEPLLEVSTDKVDTEIPSPIAGVIEEILVAEDETVEVGAPLVRIGDGSGAGGAAPAAPAEEAAPAEAPAAEAPAAPAAEAPAAEAPAAEAPAAEAPAAEAPAAEAEVPSSAAPAPGEAAQATAPTPAPAVDEAPAAPAEPAAPAAAPAEPAAAPAASAPAAPAAPAAPAAPSAPAPAAAVAPSGSNAGYVTPIVRKLANERGVDLGSITGTGVGGRIRKQDVLEAAPAAAGGAEAKPAAAPLEVSELRGTTVPMSRLRKVVAERAVQSMQGTAQLTTVVEVDVTKVAAFRNKVKDQFQQKTGTKLSFLPFFALAATEALQTYPIVNATVDGDSIVYPASENISIAVDTERGLLTPVVKNAAGLSLAEFAQQIADLAERTRNNKLKPDELAGGTFTLTNTGSRGALFDTPVVFLPQSAILGTGIVTKRPVVVTADGSDSIAIRSMVYLALSYDHRIIDGADASRFLVQVKNRLEEGNFEGNLGY, encoded by the coding sequence ATGAGCGAATCCGTCAACCTCCCGGCACTCGGAGAGAGTGTCACCGAGGGTACGGTCACCCGCTGGTTGAAGAACGTTGGCGACCGCGTCGAGGTTGACGAGCCACTACTCGAAGTGTCGACCGACAAGGTCGACACCGAGATCCCGTCGCCAATCGCCGGTGTCATCGAGGAGATCCTCGTCGCCGAGGACGAGACCGTCGAGGTTGGTGCGCCACTCGTGCGCATCGGCGACGGTTCCGGTGCCGGTGGCGCCGCTCCGGCGGCCCCGGCCGAGGAAGCTGCTCCCGCAGAAGCGCCTGCTGCTGAGGCTCCTGCGGCCCCCGCTGCCGAGGCTCCTGCCGCCGAGGCCCCCGCTGCTGAAGCTCCGGCTGCCGAGGCACCGGCTGCTGAGGCTCCGGCTGCCGAGGCTGAGGTTCCGTCGAGCGCCGCGCCCGCCCCAGGCGAGGCTGCCCAGGCGACCGCACCGACTCCCGCTCCTGCGGTAGACGAGGCTCCCGCCGCGCCTGCAGAACCCGCTGCGCCTGCTGCTGCTCCGGCAGAACCTGCAGCCGCTCCGGCAGCGTCTGCTCCGGCCGCTCCTGCTGCTCCGGCGGCCCCGGCTGCGCCTTCCGCTCCGGCGCCTGCTGCCGCTGTTGCACCGTCCGGCTCCAACGCCGGTTACGTCACCCCGATCGTGCGCAAGCTCGCCAATGAGCGTGGCGTGGATCTCGGATCCATCACCGGCACCGGTGTTGGCGGACGCATCCGCAAGCAGGATGTGCTCGAGGCCGCCCCCGCAGCTGCGGGTGGCGCCGAGGCGAAGCCGGCCGCGGCTCCGCTCGAGGTGTCCGAGCTGCGCGGAACGACTGTGCCGATGTCGCGCCTGCGCAAGGTCGTCGCTGAGCGTGCCGTCCAGTCGATGCAGGGCACCGCTCAGCTCACCACCGTGGTCGAGGTCGATGTCACCAAGGTCGCCGCATTCCGCAACAAGGTGAAGGACCAGTTCCAGCAGAAGACCGGCACCAAGCTGTCCTTCCTGCCGTTCTTCGCGCTGGCCGCCACCGAGGCGCTGCAGACCTACCCGATCGTCAACGCGACGGTCGACGGCGACAGCATCGTCTACCCGGCGTCCGAGAACATCAGCATCGCAGTTGACACCGAGCGTGGCCTGCTCACCCCGGTCGTCAAGAACGCTGCTGGCCTGTCGCTCGCCGAGTTCGCCCAGCAGATCGCCGATCTCGCAGAGCGCACGCGCAACAACAAGCTGAAGCCCGACGAGCTGGCTGGCGGCACCTTCACGCTGACCAACACCGGTTCGCGTGGCGCCCTGTTCGACACGCCGGTCGTCTTCCTGCCGCAGTCCGCCATCCTGGGCACCGGCATCGTCACCAAGCGCCCGGTCGTGGTGACCGCGGATGGTTCCGACTCGATCGCGATCCGTT
- the lpdA gene encoding dihydrolipoyl dehydrogenase, whose protein sequence is MSEQNFDMVVLGGGSGGYAAAIRASQLGMTVGLIEKNKVGGTCLHVGCIPTKALLHSAEVADVTRESAKYGVTSTFEGIDIDAVTAYRQGIVTGKFKGLQSLLKARGITTIDGEGKLTSPTTVQVGDITVTGKHIVLATGSYSRSLPGLELGGRVITSEQALELDFVPNKVAVLGGGVIGVEFASVWKSFGADVNIIEALPHLVPNEEESVSKQLERAFRKRGINFSVGVRFQSVTQDENGVVVTLENGQTIDADLLLVAVGRGPSTNGVGFDEVGVTMDRGFVLTDERLRTNIPGVYAVGDIVPGLQLAHRGFQQGIFVAEEIAGLNPVIVEDVNIPKVTYSDPEVASIGLTSAKAAEKYGADQVSSYDYNLAGNGKSHIIGTAGSVKVVRVNDGPIVGVHMIGARVGELIGEAQLAVNWEAYPEDIAPLVHAHPTQNEALGEAFLMIAGKPLHSI, encoded by the coding sequence GTGTCAGAACAGAACTTTGACATGGTCGTTCTTGGCGGCGGTAGCGGAGGCTACGCCGCCGCTATTCGCGCGAGCCAATTGGGAATGACCGTCGGCCTCATCGAGAAGAACAAGGTCGGTGGCACCTGCTTGCACGTCGGCTGCATCCCGACCAAGGCCCTCCTACACTCCGCCGAGGTTGCGGATGTGACCCGCGAGTCCGCCAAGTACGGCGTCACCTCGACTTTCGAGGGCATTGACATCGACGCGGTCACCGCCTACCGCCAGGGCATTGTCACGGGCAAGTTCAAGGGCCTGCAGAGCCTCCTCAAGGCACGCGGAATCACCACCATTGACGGCGAGGGAAAGCTCACCTCCCCCACCACCGTTCAGGTCGGCGATATCACGGTTACCGGCAAGCACATCGTGCTCGCCACTGGTTCCTACTCGCGTTCGCTTCCGGGTCTTGAGCTCGGTGGTCGTGTGATCACCTCGGAGCAGGCTCTCGAGTTGGACTTTGTCCCGAACAAGGTCGCGGTTCTGGGCGGTGGCGTCATCGGCGTCGAGTTCGCCAGCGTGTGGAAGTCGTTCGGCGCTGACGTCAACATCATCGAGGCGCTTCCGCACCTCGTCCCGAACGAGGAAGAGTCGGTCAGCAAGCAGCTCGAGCGGGCGTTCCGCAAGCGTGGCATCAACTTCTCGGTCGGCGTGCGCTTCCAGAGCGTCACCCAGGACGAGAACGGTGTGGTCGTCACCCTCGAGAACGGCCAGACCATCGACGCGGACCTGCTGCTCGTTGCCGTCGGCCGTGGGCCGTCGACCAACGGCGTCGGCTTCGACGAGGTCGGTGTGACCATGGACCGTGGATTCGTACTGACCGACGAGCGCCTGCGCACCAACATCCCTGGCGTCTACGCCGTCGGCGACATCGTCCCCGGCCTGCAGCTCGCTCACCGTGGGTTCCAGCAGGGTATCTTCGTCGCCGAGGAGATCGCGGGCCTGAATCCCGTCATCGTCGAAGACGTGAACATTCCCAAGGTCACCTACTCCGACCCCGAGGTCGCCTCGATCGGTCTGACCTCTGCAAAGGCCGCGGAGAAGTACGGCGCCGACCAGGTGTCCAGCTACGACTACAACCTCGCGGGCAACGGCAAGAGCCACATCATCGGAACTGCCGGTTCGGTCAAGGTCGTTCGGGTCAACGACGGCCCGATCGTCGGCGTGCACATGATCGGTGCCCGTGTCGGCGAACTGATCGGCGAAGCGCAGCTTGCCGTGAACTGGGAGGCCTACCCCGAGGACATCGCGCCGCTGGTGCACGCGCACCCGACGCAGAACGAAGCACTCGGCGAAGCGTTCCTCATGATCGCCGGCAAGCCGCTGCACTCGATCTGA